A single Dermacentor albipictus isolate Rhodes 1998 colony chromosome 3, USDA_Dalb.pri_finalv2, whole genome shotgun sequence DNA region contains:
- the LOC139057788 gene encoding uncharacterized protein produces the protein MKSKNAKAAGGGEQVQCDECLRWCFLDETKFQNVADAEGSSFTCRSCEGVKVAVQKLEGNWAAKFDELKAELREEQEKQVALQAKVDNFVKVEAAQAAQLVRAVAELEAEKERSAELERRLDALEKRAAEKVESGQQSVGKNSESRVDPTGEVGGREPKQAVVSSPPVERRSYSEAAQRAPSDATLQSQGRQRAQREGQQAQAAVERFARRRVLVIGDSNVGRAEQGVMARVKADGRVQVEVQAGKGMAEAMTKAREVVGVSTESDSLVIMHSGLNDVLKGRSQDLERHIETGLSKLREASGRVHVTICTIPEVQGQAYQVERRVVEANRVIRSLSGRLGYSVMEVNRDVYGTGFRPFVQDGIHYSGATGKRIGGRMGRQATAFLGGPRALKEAV, from the coding sequence atgaaatcgaagaacGCGAAGGCCGCGGGGggcggggagcaagtgcagtgcgacgagtgcctgcgatggtgcttcctcgacgaaaCTAAGTTCCAGAATGtagcagacgcggaggggtctagcttcacgtgcaggtcgtgcgagggcgtcaaggtagccgtccaaaaactggaagggaattgggcggctaagttcgaCGAGCTTAAGGCAGAACTGAGGGAGGAACAGGAGAAGcaggtagcactgcaggcgaaagttgacaattttgtcaaggtggaggcggcccaggccgcgcagttagtaaggGCCGTGGCCGAGCTggaggcagaaaaagaaaggagcgccgaactggaaAGGCGGCTCGACGCGCTGGAGAAGCGGGCAGCGGAGAAGGTCGAGTCAGGTCAACAAAGTGTTGGCAAAAACTcggaaagtagggtagaccctacaggcgaagtgggaggcagggagccaaagcaagccgtcgtcagctcgccgccggtggaACGGCGTAGTTATAGTGAAGCTGCACAACGCGCCCCGAGTGACGCGACGCTGCAGtcacaggggcgccagcgggcGCAAAGGGAGGGGCAGCAGGCACAGGCTGCAGTCGAACGGTTTGCACGTAGAAGGGTCCTGGTGATAGGGGACTCCAATGTGGGGAGGGCCGAACAGGGCGTGATGGCGAGAGTGAAGGCGGACGGGCGAGTACAGGTGGAGGTGCAAGCGGGCAAGGGCATGGCGGAAGCAATGACCAAGGCGCGGGAAGTAGTTGGGGTCAGCACGGAGagcgacagcttggtcattatgcattctgggctcaatgacgtgcttaaggggagaagccaggaccttgagaggcacattgagactgggctgagtaagcttagagaggcctccgggagggtgcatgtgaccatatgcactattccagaggtccagggccaggcttaccaggtagaaaggagggtggttgaagccaatcgggtcattaggagtctgagcggacgactcgggtacagcgtgatggaggtcaacagggacgtgtacggaaccggcttccggccttttgtgcaggatggtattcactacagtggtgccactggcaaaaggatagggggcaggatgggtcgccaggcaacagcttttttagggggacccAGAGCCCTGAAAGAGGCAGTGTAG